Proteins encoded in a region of the Paenibacillus pedocola genome:
- a CDS encoding UbiX family flavin prenyltransferase, whose amino-acid sequence MTELKPKHFVVGITGASGGIYGVRLTETLLALGYTVHLVVSNAGWRVFKEELGFAATDREGFLNEQFKGYPGSLLYHPIADIGASIASGSFRTEGMIIMPCSMGTLSAVAHGSSDNLMTRAADVMLKEGRPLVLVPRETPLHAIHLENMLKLSRLGVKLIPAMPAFYFGPTSMDDLVNFMVGKVLDSFNIEHHLFRRWGETNE is encoded by the coding sequence ATGACAGAGCTGAAACCGAAACACTTCGTCGTAGGAATCACCGGGGCGAGCGGCGGAATTTACGGCGTCCGTCTGACGGAAACCCTGCTTGCACTGGGGTATACGGTCCATCTTGTGGTCAGCAATGCAGGCTGGCGGGTGTTCAAAGAAGAACTGGGTTTTGCCGCCACAGACCGGGAAGGCTTTTTGAACGAACAGTTCAAAGGCTATCCCGGTTCTCTGCTTTATCACCCTATTGCGGATATCGGGGCATCCATTGCCAGCGGCTCCTTCCGTACAGAAGGAATGATTATTATGCCTTGCTCGATGGGAACGCTGTCTGCTGTAGCGCATGGAAGCTCGGACAACCTGATGACGCGGGCTGCTGATGTGATGCTGAAGGAAGGAAGACCCCTGGTGCTTGTGCCCCGTGAGACACCGCTTCATGCCATTCATCTGGAAAATATGCTGAAGCTTTCGCGGCTAGGAGTCAAGCTAATACCGGCAATGCCAGCCTTTTATTTTGGCCCGACCAGCATGGATGATTTGGTTAACTTCATGGTTGGGAAAGTGCTGGACAGCTTTAACATTGAACACCATTTATTCCGCAGATGGGGGGAGACGAATGAGTAA
- a CDS encoding UbiA-like polyprenyltransferase: MFKKVGVFLQMIKFEHTVFALPFAFMGALLGSVVMFGQLPSWSQIGWIIIAMFGARSAAMGLNRLIDRISDAKNPRTAGRAIPAGLLKVGEVSVFIAISFFLLFWAAFKLNPLSAQLLPIAVFLLVFYSFTKRFTWACHLILGLTIALAPLGGWVAVTGNVDWTAMIFYFTIVFWTAGFDIIYSCQDVEFDVKEGLYSIPVRFGVARALDIAKVFHILTGIGFVSLLFITDLSWWYVAGMLIAYIILFYEHHIVSPSDLSRLQTAFFTMNGVLSIVVFSFTLIDLVVQFY; this comes from the coding sequence ATGTTTAAAAAAGTCGGCGTTTTCCTGCAAATGATTAAGTTTGAACATACTGTATTTGCTTTACCGTTCGCCTTTATGGGTGCGCTGTTAGGATCCGTTGTAATGTTCGGCCAGCTGCCATCCTGGTCACAGATTGGCTGGATCATTATCGCCATGTTCGGTGCACGAAGCGCGGCTATGGGGTTGAACCGGCTGATAGACCGGATTAGTGATGCGAAGAATCCCCGGACAGCCGGAAGGGCAATTCCCGCAGGGCTATTGAAGGTTGGAGAAGTATCAGTGTTCATCGCAATTTCGTTCTTTTTATTATTCTGGGCAGCCTTTAAGCTGAATCCCCTATCTGCTCAGCTTCTGCCTATTGCTGTATTTCTGCTGGTGTTCTATTCCTTCACTAAGCGTTTTACCTGGGCCTGCCATCTGATCCTCGGATTAACCATTGCGCTCGCTCCTCTGGGGGGCTGGGTTGCGGTTACGGGCAATGTAGACTGGACCGCCATGATTTTTTATTTCACTATTGTGTTCTGGACCGCCGGTTTTGATATTATCTATTCCTGCCAGGATGTTGAGTTTGATGTAAAAGAAGGCTTGTATTCCATCCCTGTGCGCTTTGGAGTGGCCCGTGCACTGGATATTGCTAAGGTATTCCATATTCTGACGGGTATCGGATTTGTTTCCCTGCTCTTTATTACTGATTTAAGCTGGTGGTATGTGGCTGGAATGCTGATTGCTTATATTATCCTGTTTTATGAACATCATATTGTGTCCCCAAGCGATTTAAGCCGTTTGCAGACAGCGTTTTTTACAATGAACGGTGTGCTGAGCATCGTCGTGTTTTCCTTTACTCTGATTGACTTGGTGGTGCAGTTTTACTGA
- a CDS encoding demethylmenaquinone methyltransferase yields the protein MTIEKTSALGDKGVKPKEQFVHSVFESIAGKYDLMNDILSFRRHKAWRKFTMRKMAMKRGDSAVDLCCGTCDWSIALAEASQTGSVMGLDFSAGMLEVGRRKVESQGLQDRISLIQGNAMDLPFGDNSFDYATIGFGLRNVPDLVQVLNEMKRVVKPGGMVVCLELSKPMKQPFKGIYYFYFERMLPLLGKLFAKRYEQYKWLPESLALFPDREQLSVIFRETGLQKVESFPLTGGIAALHIGFKENCNV from the coding sequence ATGACGATAGAGAAGACTTCTGCTTTGGGTGATAAAGGTGTTAAGCCGAAAGAGCAATTTGTTCATTCCGTATTTGAGAGCATCGCAGGTAAATATGACCTGATGAATGATATTTTGAGCTTCCGCCGCCATAAAGCCTGGCGTAAATTCACCATGCGCAAGATGGCGATGAAGCGGGGCGATTCGGCAGTAGACCTTTGCTGCGGCACTTGTGACTGGAGTATCGCACTCGCAGAGGCGAGCCAGACCGGTTCCGTGATGGGACTGGATTTCAGTGCAGGAATGCTTGAAGTGGGCCGGCGCAAAGTTGAATCGCAAGGCCTTCAGGACCGTATCTCCCTCATCCAGGGCAATGCCATGGATCTTCCGTTTGGTGACAACTCCTTTGACTATGCAACAATAGGCTTCGGGCTTCGCAACGTGCCTGATCTCGTTCAAGTGTTGAATGAAATGAAGCGTGTGGTGAAACCGGGAGGAATGGTTGTCTGTCTGGAGCTTTCTAAACCGATGAAGCAGCCGTTCAAGGGCATTTATTATTTTTATTTTGAGCGGATGCTTCCGCTCCTGGGTAAACTGTTTGCCAAAAGATATGAGCAATATAAATGGCTACCGGAATCACTGGCCCTCTTCCCGGACAGAGAGCAGCTATCGGTGATTTTTCGTGAAACCGGGCTGCAGAAAGTGGAATCCTTCCCCTTGACCGGAGGCATCGCTGCATTACATATTGGGTTCAAGGAGAATTGTAATGTTTAA
- a CDS encoding heptaprenyl diphosphate synthase component 1 yields the protein MKPYRIPQLVQPYTDYDMIQRHTELPPFSDGRSHLLYIFLSYGTEAEDRNRELYTLVTGLVQLALDTHEIIDRTQDDPGGDLMRSRQLKVLAGDYFSGWFYHLLAKRGQIEMVGSLSSAIADFNVMKARLYGKMKEMLLSAEQYLRHSVQLNMRLFLSFTPMIEGALTELWEKLLAEFSHCETVCSELRRSNDPGNAREGYCYWKMLESASEDEVELLRGQNMDLKDWKKLKMKYKCDTLLTDKLHESLQSIQGLLQGIKDEHLISELSTVLDRFLLQMKISGQAAVEG from the coding sequence ATGAAACCGTACCGCATACCGCAATTAGTTCAACCCTACACAGACTACGACATGATTCAGCGGCATACGGAATTGCCGCCGTTTTCGGATGGGCGTAGTCATTTGTTATATATTTTTCTGAGTTACGGCACTGAAGCTGAAGACCGTAACAGGGAGCTCTACACGCTTGTTACTGGCCTTGTGCAGCTCGCTCTCGATACGCATGAGATCATCGACCGTACTCAGGATGATCCCGGTGGCGACCTTATGCGTTCCCGGCAGCTTAAAGTGCTGGCCGGCGACTATTTCAGCGGCTGGTTCTATCACTTGCTTGCGAAACGCGGACAGATTGAGATGGTGGGCAGTTTAAGTTCGGCGATCGCTGACTTTAACGTGATGAAGGCCCGTTTATACGGCAAAATGAAGGAGATGCTGCTCTCCGCGGAACAATATTTGCGGCATTCGGTTCAGCTCAATATGCGGCTGTTCCTTTCTTTTACACCGATGATTGAAGGGGCGCTCACCGAACTTTGGGAGAAGCTGCTGGCCGAGTTTAGCCATTGTGAAACGGTGTGCTCCGAACTGCGGCGCAGTAATGATCCCGGAAATGCCCGGGAAGGGTACTGTTACTGGAAAATGCTGGAGAGTGCATCGGAGGATGAGGTTGAACTGCTTCGCGGGCAGAACATGGACCTTAAGGACTGGAAGAAACTGAAAATGAAATACAAATGTGACACCCTGCTGACCGACAAGCTTCACGAATCGCTTCAGTCCATCCAAGGACTGCTGCAGGGTATTAAGGACGAGCATCTGATCAGTGAGCTCAGCACAGTGCTGGACCGCTTCCTCCTGCAGATGAAAATTTCTGGACAAGCAGCCGTGGAGGGGTAG
- the mtrB gene encoding trp RNA-binding attenuation protein MtrB yields MTEKNNGVSPAPAGSEYIVVKAKENGVQVIGLTRGLDTRFHHTEKLDKGEVLIAQFTDHTSAMKIRGKAEIWSKHGQLESES; encoded by the coding sequence ATGACCGAGAAGAATAATGGCGTTAGCCCTGCACCGGCCGGCAGCGAATACATCGTGGTAAAGGCCAAGGAGAACGGCGTTCAGGTAATCGGCCTTACCCGGGGCCTGGATACGCGGTTTCACCACACGGAGAAGCTGGATAAAGGAGAGGTGCTGATCGCTCAATTCACCGATCATACCTCAGCTATGAAAATCCGCGGTAAAGCAGAAATATGGAGCAAACACGGACAACTGGAGAGTGAAAGCTGA
- a CDS encoding HU family DNA-binding protein translates to MNKSDLINVVTEATELPKKDATKAVDAVFEAITGALQSGDKVQLVGFGNFEVRERSARKGRNPQTGEEIEIPSSKVPAFKPGKALKDGIK, encoded by the coding sequence ATGAATAAATCAGATTTGATCAACGTAGTTACAGAAGCAACTGAACTTCCCAAGAAAGATGCTACTAAAGCGGTAGATGCCGTTTTCGAAGCGATCACAGGAGCTCTGCAAAGCGGCGATAAAGTACAACTGGTTGGATTCGGAAACTTTGAAGTGCGCGAACGTTCCGCACGTAAAGGCCGCAACCCGCAAACTGGTGAAGAAATCGAAATTCCTTCAAGCAAAGTACCTGCTTTCAAACCAGGTAAAGCGCTTAAAGACGGAATCAAATAG
- the spoIVA gene encoding stage IV sporulation protein A — protein sequence MEKVDIFKDIAERTGGDIYLGVVGAVRTGKSTFIKRFMETIVLPNITSEADRVRAVDELPQSAAGKTIMTTEPKFVPNNAVQIKVAEGLEVNVRLVDCVGYAVEGAKGYEDENGPRMISTPWFEEPIPFQEAAEIGTRKVIQEHSTLGVVVTTDGTIAEIPRHSYIDSEERVIAELKEVGKPFVLVINSTRPRSEEAQQLRSELALKYDIPVMTLSAANMTEEDVTGVLREVLYEFPVHEVNVNLPSWVMVLGENHWLRSSYENSVRDTVKDIRRLRDVDRLVSQFTEYDFIDRAGLSGMNMGQGVAEIDLYAPEELYDQVLMEVVGVEIRGKDHLLQLMQDFAHAKREYDRFSEALEMVKTTGYGIAAPSLAEMALDEPELIRQGSRFGVRLKATAPSIHMIRVDVESEFSPIIGTEKQSEELVRYLMQDFENDPIKIWESDIFGRSLHSIVREGIQGKIAMMPDNARYKLQETLGRIINEGSGGLIAIIL from the coding sequence TTGGAAAAAGTGGATATTTTCAAGGACATTGCCGAGCGTACCGGCGGAGACATTTATCTTGGCGTCGTCGGCGCGGTTCGCACGGGGAAATCGACATTCATCAAACGCTTCATGGAGACGATTGTTCTGCCGAACATAACGAGCGAAGCAGACCGGGTAAGAGCTGTGGATGAACTGCCGCAGAGCGCAGCTGGCAAAACAATCATGACAACAGAGCCGAAATTTGTGCCGAACAACGCGGTGCAGATCAAGGTTGCGGAAGGCCTTGAAGTGAATGTCCGGCTGGTCGATTGTGTAGGGTATGCCGTCGAAGGCGCAAAGGGCTACGAGGATGAAAACGGGCCCCGTATGATTTCCACACCTTGGTTTGAGGAACCGATTCCTTTTCAGGAAGCGGCGGAGATTGGCACACGCAAAGTGATTCAGGAGCACTCCACACTGGGTGTAGTAGTGACTACGGACGGCACAATTGCTGAAATTCCGCGCCACTCCTACATTGACTCGGAAGAGCGTGTTATTGCTGAACTGAAGGAGGTCGGCAAGCCGTTCGTGCTTGTAATCAACTCTACACGGCCGCGCAGTGAGGAAGCACAGCAGCTCCGCAGTGAGCTGGCTCTGAAATACGATATTCCGGTGATGACGCTCAGCGCCGCCAATATGACGGAGGAGGATGTGACCGGTGTGCTGCGGGAAGTGCTCTATGAATTCCCGGTACATGAGGTTAACGTCAATCTGCCTAGCTGGGTCATGGTGCTTGGCGAGAACCACTGGCTGCGCAGCAGCTACGAGAATTCCGTCCGGGATACGGTAAAAGATATCCGCCGTCTGCGGGATGTCGACCGTCTGGTCTCCCAGTTTACCGAATATGACTTCATTGACAGAGCCGGACTCAGCGGCATGAACATGGGTCAGGGAGTGGCTGAAATTGATCTGTACGCTCCAGAAGAGCTGTACGATCAGGTGCTCATGGAAGTGGTCGGTGTTGAAATCCGCGGCAAAGATCATCTGCTGCAGCTGATGCAGGACTTCGCACATGCCAAGCGTGAATACGACCGTTTCTCAGAAGCGCTGGAAATGGTCAAAACAACAGGCTACGGTATTGCTGCACCGTCGCTGGCTGAAATGGCGCTCGATGAACCGGAATTGATCCGCCAAGGATCACGCTTTGGAGTCCGCCTGAAGGCGACAGCCCCATCCATTCATATGATCCGGGTTGATGTGGAATCGGAATTTTCGCCGATTATCGGCACTGAGAAGCAGAGTGAAGAGCTGGTGCGCTATCTGATGCAGGACTTTGAGAATGACCCCATTAAAATTTGGGAGTCAGATATTTTCGGCCGCTCACTGCATTCCATCGTGCGTGAAGGCATACAGGGCAAAATCGCCATGATGCCGGACAATGCCCGCTATAAGCTGCAGGAAACGCTTGGACGAATCATTAATGAGGGCTCAGGCGGACTTATCGCCATTATTTTATAA